One genomic window of Conger conger chromosome 7, fConCon1.1, whole genome shotgun sequence includes the following:
- the LOC133133547 gene encoding olfactory receptor 1500-like encodes MNITYNSPILLIQGIDIPHRFIYPAFALLLVAYLIILTTNIGVMLLILMDRSLQQPMYLLFFSLSFNDVLGNTVVLPRIMLYIVSTNPSISYSWCFSQAFFSQAYSISCHTVMMIMAFDRYVAICHPLRYTSIMSPTMVAKLTVSAWSTSIAVTSIPLGLAVRLTRCRSIILNAFCDIASLFKLSCQDLSINYITGLTCGIIINGLSIASIAFTYFRILISCVSKKNKELNRKAMQTCASHLVLYLIMLWSGYLIIISHRLQIHNGYRTLAALLFLIIPANMNPIIYAIQTKELRTKIVQILYSKVTQLQ; translated from the coding sequence ATGAACATAACCTACAACAGTCCCATCCTGTTGATTCAGGGCATCGACATTCCCCATCGTTTCATTTACCCAGCATTTGCCCTGCTGTTGGTCGCCTACCTGATCATCCTGACCACCAACATAGGGGTCATGCTGCTTATTTTGATGGACAGGAGCCTGCAGCAGCCAATGTACCTGCTGTTCTTCAGCCTGTCCTTCAACGACGTCCTGGGAAACACGGTGGTTCTGCCTCGGATTATGTTGTACATTGTCTCCACCAACCCGTCCATCAGCTACTCCTGGTGTTTCTCCCAGGCCTTCTTCAGCCAGGCTTACAGCATATCCTGCCACACGGTGATGATGATCATGGCCTTTGACAGGTATGTGGCCATATGCCACCCTCTGAGGTACACCTCTATCATGAGCCCCACCATGGTGGCTAAGCTGACTGTGTCCGCATGGAGCACATCGATCGCTGTGACCTCCATCCCACTGGGCCTTGCAGTACGGCTAACACGCTGCCGTTCCATTATTCTTAATGCCTTCTGCGACATTGCATCTCTGTTCAAGCTCTCCTGCCAGGACTTAAGCATTAACTACATCACTGGGCTCACCTGCGGTATCATAATCAATGGATTGTCCATCGCCAGCATAGCCTTCACATATTTCAGGATCCTGATCAGCTGTGTCTCCAAAAAGAACAAGGAGCTCAACAGAAAGGCCATGCAGACTTGCGCCTCCCATCTGGTCCTCTATCTGATCATGCTCTGGTCTGGATACCTCATCATCATTTCGCATCGTCTTCAGATTCACAATGGCTACCGGACGTTGGCGGCACTTCTCTTTCTCATCATTCCCGCCAACATGAACCCCATCATATATGCTATACAGACCAAGGAACTAAGGACCAAGATTGTGCAGATACTTTATTCAAAAGTAACCCAGCTgcagtaa